In the Acaryochloris thomasi RCC1774 genome, TCTTCTTCGGCATCGGTGCTCATATCAACAAAGGCAAAACCTCTGGGTCGGTTCGTTTCGCGATCCTTGAGAACATTAGCCTTTTTGACCGTTCCATATTCGGCAAATGCACCGGTTAAGCCTGGTTCGGTGACATCGTAGGATAAATTGCCGACGTAAATTGACATAAATTTTTGTCCAGAAAATTAAAGTGAAGTTGCATGACCTTGGGATGCCTATGCCCTCGCATCCTAACGGGTTTGCCAGTGAGCGGACCAAAAGCTTCTTAAATCAGGACAATCAATGAGGACTAACTTGAAAGTCTCGAATTTCCTGTAACAAATTCATCGCTGCTAGTTGCTTACTCACA is a window encoding:
- a CDS encoding RNA recognition motif domain-containing protein, translated to MSIYVGNLSYDVTEPGLTGAFAEYGTVKKANVLKDRETNRPRGFAFVDMSTDAEEDVAIAALDGAEWMGRELKVNKAKPKGSRDGSKW